A region of Vespula vulgaris chromosome 1, iyVesVulg1.1, whole genome shotgun sequence DNA encodes the following proteins:
- the LOC127064293 gene encoding 28S ribosomal protein S5, mitochondrial → MASCILRLFGTLNSLKNYHVVENGSKICSSIYKHNFLKSHIPLMDNIRSTTFFNKRSAEQLWKGVTSVSNAGKRRGRARGLTRKKDLNKGQIIGKGRIPIQFPGLNVPVIRGKEILKQQRFPEDPERQEKLIKLRESISARKSVKLSSLERGWTSHKPGGMKLGPPDPVGDDTFEGFESWVLESKIVSTMTHNLGRKNRVSSMVITGNGNGLAGYAITKAKEMKQSLNTAKRKAATKVLYFNRYNDHTVIHDFYTQCGKTKIFVHKMPEGYGLICHRVIKCCCQAIGIKDIYAKVEGAINYQNIVKAFLMGLLQQKTFQQMADEKQLHLVEFREENDNFPVVVASPARVRTEDEIKPNEILDFNQYLMDGKVVLRKKKPPPFYTKLDSWIIHQRRMERIRNNDDVRLRLLAEYGALRSFLADKYPEAKALLWSKKRVQAEKEAQKE, encoded by the exons ATGGCGTCTTGCATATTAAGATTATTTGGAACGcttaattctttaaaaaattatcatgtCGTGGAAAATg gtAGCAAAATTTGTTCTtccatatataaacataactTTTTAAAGTCTCATATTCCTTTAATGGACAATATTCGGAGtacaacattttttaataaac GTTCTGCCGAACAGTTATGGAAAGGTGTAACTAGCGTTAGTAATGCAGGGAAACGAAGAGGTAGAGCACGTGGATTgacgagaaaaaaggatttaaaTAAAGGTCAAATTATTGGCAAGGGTAGAATTCCGATACAGTTTCCTGGGTTAAATGTTCCCGTTAtcagaggaaaagaaatattaaagcaACAGAGATTTCCAGAGGATCCTGAAAGACAAGAGAAACTTATTAAATTACGTGAATCTATATCGGCACGCAAATCCGTTAAATTGAGTTCTTTAGAACGTGGTTGGACTAGTCATAAACCCGGAGGCATGAAACTAGGTCCTCCTGATCCAGTGGGTGATg ATACATTTGAGGGTTTTGAATCATGGGTACTGGAATCTAAGATAGTATCCACCATGACTCATAATCTAGGACGTAAAAATAGAGTTAGCTCAATGGTTATAACTGGTAATGGAAACGGATTAGCTGGATATGCCATAACAAAAGCAAAGGAAATGAAACAGTCCCTAAATACAGCTAAGAGAAAAGCTGCAACCAAAGTGTTGTATTTTAATAGATACAATGATCATActg TGATACACGATTTTTATACGCAATGTGGAAAGACAAAGATATTCGTACATAAAATGCCCGAAGGCTACGGTCTCATTTGTCACAGAGTAATAAAATGTTGTTGTCAAGCGATTggtataaaagatatttatgcTAAAGTAGAAGGTGCTATAAATTATCAAAACATCGTTAAAGCATTTTTGATGGGTCTTTTACAGCAG AAAACGTTCCAACAAATGGCAGATGAGAAGCAATTACATTTGGTCGAAtttagagaagaaaatgacaaTTTTCCTGTCGTTGTCGCCTCTCCAGCTCGAGTCAGAACagaagatgaaataaaacCAAACGAGATTTTAGATTTTAATCAATATCTAATGGATGGAAAAGTTGTattgaggaaaaagaaacctCCTCCATTTTATACTAAGCTTGATTCTTGGATTATACATCAAAGAAGAATGGAACGTATTAGAAATAACGATGATGTTAGACTAAGATTGCTTGCAGAATATGGTGCTCTTCGTAGTTTCCTTGCTGATAAATATCCAGAAGCAAAAGCATTATTATGGTCTAAGAAACGAGTACAAGCAGAAAAAGAAGCGCAGAAAGAATAA